A stretch of DNA from Thiothrix subterranea:
TCTCCAAGCGTGGAAACAGTGCCGCAATCTCACTGCCGGTAAAATTCGCCACCCAACCGTCAGTATTGGTGAACAAGCGAATCGCCTTGAAACGTGGATTCGGCCCCATATCAAACCAATGCGTCGCCCCTGCTGGCACGCTGATCAAATCGCCCTTTTCGCACAACACGGCAAACACTTTGTCACCGAGATGCAGGAAAAACAAACCCTGGCCATCCACAAAAAAACGTACTTCGTATTCAGTATGGGTGTGTTCGTTCAAGAATTTCTGGCGGAACAGCGCTTTATCGGGATGATCCGGGGTCAAACTGATCACATCCACACTCTGGAAGCCGTTTTCAGCCATTAAACGGTCAATATCCGCACGGTACGCCGCAATCACTTCCTCTTGTGTTGCCGAATCCGCCAAGGGCGCATTGGCTTCCCAGCGTTCAAAGCGCACACCCTGCTCCTGCAATAACGCACTGATGGTGGCGTAATCGGTGTACGTTTGCGCCTGTTGCGGATTATTGTCCGCGTAAATCTTCAATTCACTCATGGTGTTACCTGTCTAATAGCAGTTGCCGATAAACACATTCAAATAAAAACTCTAACGCCTCAATATGCCGCTGGGTATCCGCCACCGTCGCGCCCCACGTATACAAGCCATGCCCGCGAATCAAATAGCCGACGGTGTGCGGGTTTGCATCCAAATACGCATCCACGACGGCCGCCAATGCGGGAATATCTTGGCTATTCGGGAACACGGGGATAACAACACGGCTTTCATGCGTTTCAACATTAGGAAAGGCTTTTTGCACTTCGTAGCCCTCGAATACCACCTCATCCAGCCGCATCGACAGCACGGTGGCATTCACCGAATGCGTATGCAACACACAAACAATCGCCGGATCGCGCCGGTACATCACCGTATGCAAACCCGTTTCCGCAGAAGGGCGCTTGCCCGCATCTAAAGCATTGCCTTGCAAATCTGCTCGCAAAAACCCGTGCTCATCCAGCCGCCCTTTATGCTGACCGGAACTGGTAATGAGCATCTCGTCAGCACTCAACCGCGCCGAAAAATTGCTGCTAGTCGCCGGAACCCAACCCCTAGCATGAAAAAACTGCCCAGCGGCGATTAACTCAGCACGCAAGCGCAATAATGTCTCAGACATAACATCACTCATGGCATAAAGCTTAGCATTTTCGCAGCATTGCACCCGTTTGTCAGACGATTTGCAAAAAGTTCTCCAAACCGTAAAAAATCGCTTTACATTAGAAAACTCTAATATTAGAATACTCTCATATTGAACTTACACACAAATTTGCTAGGAAACACACTCATGAAATTACAAGCTATTCTTTTCTCTGCTCTGATCGCTCTGTCTGGCGCTGCTTCTGCTGAATTCTTTGACGGCTTCGACAACGGTTCTGCAACTGGCAACACGGCTGGTAACGGCACTGCTTCTACTGCTGGTAACGGCACTGGCTACAGCAAAGGCAACGGCGATGCAAACGGCTGGGGTCGTGGTAAAGGCGACGCTGACGGTGAAGTTGATTTCAGCATCACTTTCAAAGGCAAAGGCCGCACTAATCTGGATACCGACATGGCTGCTAACGGCAAAGGCAACGGCGACTGGTACGGCGCTGGCAATGGTTACGGCTACGGTGATGGCAACAGCAACGCTTACGGCACTGGCAACTCTTCCAAAGCTGGCTACGGCGCTCCTGTAATGGCTCCTGCTATGCCAATGGCTGCACCACAAGCACAAGCGCCAGTTGCTGCACCTGCTGCTGCGAAATAATACTTAGGGCGGGAATACCTGCTCACAGTCCTAGCAAGGGCATCATTCTTCGGGATGGTGCTCTTGCTTTCGTTTATGCGCAAAAAAAGCCCGGTTAATTCGGGCTTTTTTTGTTTCAGGGCAAGCGCAAACTTAATCCCACTTCAGCGCACCGCCCGTTTGGTATTCCGTCACGCGCGTTTCAAAGAAGTTCTTTTCCTTACGCATATTGGACTGCTCGTCCAACCAAGGCAGGGCATTTTGTGCACCGGGGAACGGTTCTGCCATGCCCAACTGACGCGCCCGCCGGTTGGCAATAAAGCGGAACTGTTCGTGATGGTCTTGCTGGCTATAACCCAAAATCGGCGTCGGCAGGATGTACTTGGAATAGTTGATTTCCGCCGCTTCCGCCTCATCCCACATATCGCGCACCGCTTGCGGGTCGAGTGTCACGTTTTCTTCCTGCATGATTTGGCGCACCACACGGATACCAAAGGATGCGTGCATTACTTCATCGCGCATAATGTATTGAAATTGCTCACCCGTGCCTTTCATCATGCCGCGACGTTGCAGCGCAAAAATCGGTGAAAAACCGTTGTAGAACCAGCAGCCTTCAAAAATCCCCGAAAAGAATGTGTACGACATTACAAAATTGTGCAGATCGTCGCGATTCTTCAGGTCAATGTCATGGCGCAGCGCATCGTTTAAGCGGCGGTTCGCCAGTTGGATTTTGGCGTTGATTTCCGGCACGACGCGGTAACGGTTGTAGATTTCCACCTGATCCAGCCCGATGGTTTCAATGCAATGCTGGTAAGTCCAAGTATGCAATGCTTCTTCGTAGACTTGACGGGCTTGGTAGATTTGCAATTCCGGCGCGGTCATTTTTTCCATGACTGCCAAGCCAATATTGCGCATCGCCAGAATGTCGGAAGTGGTCAAGTAAGCCAGCACGTTTTCATAAACGTGACGTTCGGCGGGGCTGAGGTTGTGATGGTAGTCATGCACATCCTGCGCCATATTGATGTCGAGTGGTGTCCAGTGGTTTTTATTGGCGTTGAGGAAAAAATCCCATGCCCACGGGTATTTGAACGGGGCGAGTTGGTTGATGTCGCCGCTGCCATTGATCACGCGCTTGTCAGCGCTACTGATCGGCTGTTGAGGTTTGAAAGGCTCTGGCACAAACGGCTGGCGGGTAGGGCTGACCGTTGGAGCGGCTTCTACAGTTCTGTGAGAAGCCGCCTCTGTTACCGCCGTTGCAAGCGTCGCCGACTCCGTTGGCGATTTAACTGCAACTTGGGTTTTTGCACTGAGCTCACTTTCATCTACCTCCACAGTAGGTTCTTCAACAAACACTTCGTCAAAACTAAAAGCCGGTTGATAGCCGTTCGTGCGCGGCACGGGTGCGGCAAGTGGGTTATCCCAATTAAGCGTCATGATTTTACTCTCCTAAATGCTGAATGCCAACTAAACTAAGGTTTGAGGCTGGCAGGTGGTAATATTTTCACGCAGAAATCCCCAACAAAAGCTGACCTTGCTGTGCATGGGTTTCATTGGATTGCAAACGTGACCAATCCAGTAGGTTTAAAATACTAGCTTTCACAGGTCTTTTTTCATCCCAAAAAATGAGTGAAGACAATAATTCTTTTGCTGCATCAGAATGCAATAGTGCGAAAACCTTTTGCGCTACCGCCTCTTCATCAAATGACAAGTAATATACCGTGTCATCAAACATGACAGGCTTTCCCTCTATGGGCGCAATCAACCTAAAATCCAGTGACTTATACAACCCACAAATGGCGATACGCCACGGTCGGAAAGAATAAGCACCAACGCCAAAGACCGAAAATTGCGGGTTTTTTATATAAATAGAGCTGGCACGCGCTCCTAAAATATCCGCATGTTTTTGCAAGTATCTCCATGTTTTTGGTGTACGTGTACGGATACTATCTGTTGATTCACCGACATACCGCTGAGTAACCAGCAGGTATTTCTTCCTCCAACCTTTACCACTACCAATATCAGAACCTTTCATCAGGGGGTAAAGATAATCCGATTCCAGATCAACTGTTTCACCATAGCCGTTTTGCAATGTTTGCCCATGACGAGTCAGTTCCATTACCGCAGCCGCATCATGCTTGACACCAGAACGCCACTTTTCAGGGCTTTTCCCCACCAACGCAACATGAGCATCGAACGCATCCAAATCAGCAATACTCAATCCCAACCGATGCCCGACACGCTGCCCCTGTGTCGATTCTAAATTATCAAATACTTGGTACTCATCTGTTGCTACCACGGCATTGTTGAAACGCACCACCAGCAAACAAGCGTCGACCGACACATCAAAAGCCTTCTTCGCGTCTATTTTAATGATGCAACTACTGGCTAATGCCAAGCCCTGCCGTTGGGCATGAGCAAGTACTTTACGGGCAACAGCAGTTTTCACCAGCATTGCCACATCACCTTGCCGCCCTTCCATCCAACGGAACACCTCCAGCAGCATCCATTCCGAAATATCGAAATTGGCTTTGCCCGTAATAGCATCAAGCCCGTTATGGTGTTGGAAATTGGCTTTACGCGGCAAGTTGACCCCACCGATGCCACTTTGGACTGAGTTTGTTACCCAAGGAAAATTTCCCAATACCAGCAAAGCACCTGAAGCTTGTTCCAAAATAGCTTGCCAGCGGGTTGCAAAAAAATCAGCTTGAGCCAAATAAACACGCCCTGATTCCAGTTCATGCTGCAAACGTAAACGCGAGGTTTCCAAATAGTCGCTATTAACCTCAAAACCCATAATTTGTTTTGCTGTTGGAAAAGTTTGCGTTGCGGCTAAAACAAAAGCACCAACCCCACACGTCGGCTCAATGACGACTTCAGGGCGAATTTCCAAATCATACAAACGCTTGCATACCGCCACTGCCAATGTATCTGGGGTTTGAAAGTCACCGAATTCAATACGTTGTTTGCGTGCAGCAGCGGTAGTCATACTTGCTGCCCCCGATACACAGCTCGAACACCGTCAACATTTCCTGCTTTTTCAATAACACGAGAGTATTGCAACCTCCATTGCAGAGCATTGGAAATCGTTAAATAGCCTTGCTTGGGTTTATTTTGCAGAATTTCTGCCACCAGATTATCCAAACCAACGTCATCCACAGGCAGATTTTTCTCTGACAGAAAAGCGACTAGATCATCCCTGTTGCCATCATTCTCCAGAATGTCACGGATGCCCTTGGTCATTTGGAAATCAGCCGTATTTTCTGCTTCCACAAAAACCGTATCAGAAATATTCAGATTAGCTGTACGGGCAAACTCATCATCCGTTTTGCCGTACACGAAAATGATTAACGAATAACCTAGTCCATACACTTTTTGCCGTGCTGATCTGAACGGGCATGATGACTGCGGCTGACGAATGCTGGTGACTTTCATATCGACCAATAAACAGGGAAAGTCTATGCCATTGGCAGAATTCCCTTCCTCAAATTGATACCCTCGTCCACGCAAGAATGCACGGAATTTGTGTTCCAGATACGTGCCCACAGCTTTGCCATCTGTAACTCCAAACAGCGATGGCTCAGGATGTTGACTTTCGAAAGCTGCAAAACGGGCAGCTTCGGAGCAAAGAGTTTCAATGCTCAATTGCATTACTGGCAAGCCTCGCACTCTGGATCAAGCAACGAACACGCCTTCGGTGCTTCCGAACCCACCGATACCAAATTCGCTGCCCGCTTAATCCCCGCCACGCTATCCGCTGCCGAAGAATCATCCGAGCTAGTCTTTTCCGCGCCCGTAGCCCCCAAAGTGCGCAGGTAATAGGTGGTTTTCAGCCCACGCACCCACGCCAGTTTGTAGAGATTGTCCAGTTTCGTGCCATTCGGCTCTTTCATGTACAGGTTGAGCGATTGCCCCTGATCAATCCATTTCTGGCGGCGGCTGGCAGCTTCGACCAACCAACGTGCATCGATTTCAAACGCGGTGGCGTACTTGGCTTTGAGCGCATCCGGCACACGATCCAGCGGTTGCAGCGAGCCGTCAAAGTATTTGAGGTCGTTAATCATCACCTCATCCCACATGCCGAGTGCTTTCAAATCCTGCACCAGATACGGGTTGATGACAGTAAATTCGCCCGACAAATTGGATTTGACGAACAGGTTCTGGTAAGTCGGCTCGATGGACTGCGACACGCCGCAAATATTGGAAATAGTCGCCGTCGGCGCAATCGCCATCACGTTGGAATTGCGCATTCCTTGTGCTTTGACTTGGTTGCGCAACGCATCCCAATCCAACGTTTGGGTGTGGTCAACGATGAAATATTCGCCGCGCTCTTCGCCCAGCAACTCCAGCGAGTCGATGGGCAAAATGCCTTTGCTCCACAGCGAGCCGTTGTAACTCGGATATTTGCCGCGCTCTGCCGCGAGGTTGCTGGAGGCACGAATCGCGAAATACGACACTGCTTCCATGCTTTGATCGGCGAATTCGACCGCTTCGGTCGTGGCGTAAGCGAGGTTCATTTTGTACAGCGCGTCTTGGAAACCCATGATGCCCATGCCGACCGGACGGTGGCGCAAGTTAGATTTCCGCGCTTGTGGCACGCTGTAGTAATTGTAGTCAATCACGTTATCCAGCATTCGCATCGCGGTGGTCACGGTGCGTTCCAGTTTCGCCACATCCAGTTTGCCGTCGTTGACGTGCGCGGTCAGGTTGACTGAGCCAAGATTACATACTGCAATTTCGCCGTCATTGGTGTGTAAGGTAATTTCGGTACAGAGGTTGCTGGAATGCACCACACCCATGTGCTGATTGGTATAGCGCACATTACACGGGTCTTTGAACGTAATCCACGGATGCCCGGTTTCAAAGATCATCCCCAACATTTTGCGCCACAATTGTACCGCTGGTACTTTGCGGAATAATTTCATATCGCCGCGTGCCGCTTTGGCTTCGTATTCGACGTAACGCGCTTCAAAAGCTTTGCCGGTCAAGTCATGTAAATCGGGCGCATCGTCGGGGGAAAACAGCGTCCATTCCGCTTCTGCTGCCACGCGCTTCATGAACAGGTCGGGAATCCAGTTGGCAGTATTCATGTCGTGGGTACGGCGGCGTTCGTCGCCCGTATTTTTGCGCAGTTCGAGGAAGTCTTCGATGTCGATATGCCAAGTTTCGAGGTAAGCACAGACTGCGCCCTTCCGTTTTCCACCATTGTGCGCCAGTGCCGCCGTCGTCATATAGGACTCGTCGCCTTCCACAATCAGATCGAATACGAATGGCAGGGTTGGAATACTTTCCACACCGCGCACACGGCTGAAGACGCAACCGTTGTAAGTCAGCCAGTTACGCTTGTCGATAGGCTGGCAAGCAACCAGTGCCGCGATTTCAGGCACAGCAGGAATACGCACATCAAACACCGAATCGCGCATTTGACCAGATGTTGGAATACCTAAACGCAAGCACTGGTAACGCATACCTTCAGCCAAAGCACGGGTAACAGTACTGAAACAAATGTCCTCATCCTGCTTAACAACAACATTGTTTTCCAGCAAGCCGTGCAGCAGTGCCAGTGTTTGCGGCTGTGACAAATGGCTAAAACGACGGGCAATGCGTTTTTCACCCTGAGCGTTGTAAAAGTCATCATAAACAAAAGTGAATCCAGCACCATCATTAACGACACAACCTGTCGTTGCTTCACGTACAACTTTACGTTCGCAAAGCCACTGAATTTCAGCATCAGACGACGGAGAACCCAGCAAAATACCGTACAGCCGCGCATCGTCAGCATCAAAACCATCCACCATCACCGTTTCGGTCGGGATGACTTGTGCAACATAATCACCTTTTTGCAACTGCGCTGCTTCGACCCATTCCGGCTTCACCTTGCCTTTTGCCAACCAATTAACGGTACGGTCGTTCGCCTGCTCCAACGGTACACCGCACAGCGCGTAGAACGGATGTCCTGCGGTCACTTTCACGGGTTCAATCGAATGCTTCACATCCAGAGCTACCATTGCATCGTGCTGGTTGTAAACCATAGCGCGTTTGACTTCACGGTAAGTGCCGCTGATACCTAGCACCAAATCGCCCGCTTTCACGTCACGAATGGCTTTAATGCCATCGGCGGTGTGAAGCTGCGTATCCGGCGCGAAACACTGATTGACCGCGACCGCCGTATCATTCGCCACCTTCAAAAATGGCACAA
This window harbors:
- a CDS encoding 1,2-dihydroxy-3-keto-5-methylthiopentene dioxygenase, which encodes MSELKIYADNNPQQAQTYTDYATISALLQEQGVRFERWEANAPLADSATQEEVIAAYRADIDRLMAENGFQSVDVISLTPDHPDKALFRQKFLNEHTHTEYEVRFFVDGQGLFFLHLGDKVFAVLCEKGDLISVPAGATHWFDMGPNPRFKAIRLFTNTDGWVANFTGSEIAALFPRLEN
- a CDS encoding methylthioribulose 1-phosphate dehydratase, encoding MSETLLRLRAELIAAGQFFHARGWVPATSSNFSARLSADEMLITSSGQHKGRLDEHGFLRADLQGNALDAGKRPSAETGLHTVMYRRDPAIVCVLHTHSVNATVLSMRLDEVVFEGYEVQKAFPNVETHESRVVIPVFPNSQDIPALAAVVDAYLDANPHTVGYLIRGHGLYTWGATVADTQRHIEALEFLFECVYRQLLLDR
- a CDS encoding ribonucleotide-diphosphate reductase subunit beta, with translation MTLNWDNPLAAPVPRTNGYQPAFSFDEVFVEEPTVEVDESELSAKTQVAVKSPTESATLATAVTEAASHRTVEAAPTVSPTRQPFVPEPFKPQQPISSADKRVINGSGDINQLAPFKYPWAWDFFLNANKNHWTPLDINMAQDVHDYHHNLSPAERHVYENVLAYLTTSDILAMRNIGLAVMEKMTAPELQIYQARQVYEEALHTWTYQHCIETIGLDQVEIYNRYRVVPEINAKIQLANRRLNDALRHDIDLKNRDDLHNFVMSYTFFSGIFEGCWFYNGFSPIFALQRRGMMKGTGEQFQYIMRDEVMHASFGIRVVRQIMQEENVTLDPQAVRDMWDEAEAAEINYSKYILPTPILGYSQQDHHEQFRFIANRRARQLGMAEPFPGAQNALPWLDEQSNMRKEKNFFETRVTEYQTGGALKWD
- a CDS encoding ribonucleoside-diphosphate reductase subunit alpha, producing the protein MQAAINLEMTPKCKVIRRNGQVTDFDGSKIQVAMTKAFLDVEGSNAAGSARIHDTVHKLTAQVVDALLRRTPDGGMVHIEDIQDQVELALMRAGEHKVARSYVLYRAERARLRAEKDAKSKKKGKKSENVIHVKSASGDLKPLDEERLRKIIAEAVDGLEGVSAEQVMTATMRNLYDGISEKEVATALIISTRVMIDREPNYSQAAARMLMDSLRREALSFLEGQHTEATQHEMVELYAEVLKKTIQIGVKVERLADDLGRYDLEKLGAAIKPERDLQFTYLGLQTLYDRYFLHHDGVRFELPQVFFMRVAMGLAINEVEREDRAIEFYNLLSSFDFMSSTPTLFNAGTLRPQLSSCYLTTVPDHLEGIYDAIKDNALLSKYAGGLGNDWSRVRGMGAHIKGTNGKSQGVVPFLKVANDTAVAVNQCFAPDTQLHTADGIKAIRDVKAGDLVLGISGTYREVKRAMVYNQHDAMVALDVKHSIEPVKVTAGHPFYALCGVPLEQANDRTVNWLAKGKVKPEWVEAAQLQKGDYVAQVIPTETVMVDGFDADDARLYGILLGSPSSDAEIQWLCERKVVREATTGCVVNDGAGFTFVYDDFYNAQGEKRIARRFSHLSQPQTLALLHGLLENNVVVKQDEDICFSTVTRALAEGMRYQCLRLGIPTSGQMRDSVFDVRIPAVPEIAALVACQPIDKRNWLTYNGCVFSRVRGVESIPTLPFVFDLIVEGDESYMTTAALAHNGGKRKGAVCAYLETWHIDIEDFLELRKNTGDERRRTHDMNTANWIPDLFMKRVAAEAEWTLFSPDDAPDLHDLTGKAFEARYVEYEAKAARGDMKLFRKVPAVQLWRKMLGMIFETGHPWITFKDPCNVRYTNQHMGVVHSSNLCTEITLHTNDGEIAVCNLGSVNLTAHVNDGKLDVAKLERTVTTAMRMLDNVIDYNYYSVPQARKSNLRHRPVGMGIMGFQDALYKMNLAYATTEAVEFADQSMEAVSYFAIRASSNLAAERGKYPSYNGSLWSKGILPIDSLELLGEERGEYFIVDHTQTLDWDALRNQVKAQGMRNSNVMAIAPTATISNICGVSQSIEPTYQNLFVKSNLSGEFTVINPYLVQDLKALGMWDEVMINDLKYFDGSLQPLDRVPDALKAKYATAFEIDARWLVEAASRRQKWIDQGQSLNLYMKEPNGTKLDNLYKLAWVRGLKTTYYLRTLGATGAEKTSSDDSSAADSVAGIKRAANLVSVGSEAPKACSLLDPECEACQ